A single region of the Rhipicephalus microplus isolate Deutch F79 chromosome 10, USDA_Rmic, whole genome shotgun sequence genome encodes:
- the LOC142774838 gene encoding uncharacterized protein LOC142774838 isoform X2: protein MASNADQSDCAGSPSLKLSTLKRLREVIRQRSGKNDARERGCSNTKDEFLIPDDSEMCAYSKSLPAECNQSTDALQDAGRSEHFCTEEQQEPNVPVKNDGVDLEASIEDFMQVELKEGPAMELPVQRLELPSREENPLLLCSLCPFATRYPSTLKDHEESHTWKKVKCDLCPKTFATQRMLQKHMCSSHTGKKPFKCDQCPYTTLMEYYLERHKIEHLDVNVFFVE, encoded by the exons ATGGCTTCTAACGCTGACCAAAGCGACTGTGCTGGCTCCCCTTCGTTGAAGTTGTCGACTTTGAAACGCTtgagggaagttattaggcaacGAAGCGGCAAGAACGACGCACGCGAGCGTGGCTGCTCGAATACCAAGG ATGAGTTCCTGATTCCTGACGACTCCGAGATGTGCGCATATTCAAAGTCGCTGCCAGCTGAGTGCAACCAGAGCACGGACGCGTTGCAAGATGCAGGGCGAAGCGAACACTTTTGCACCGAGGAGCAGCAAGAACCCAATGTGCCTGTCAAGAACGATGGAGTAGACTTGGAAGCATCCATCGAGGACTTCATGCAGGTGGAGCTGAAGGAAGGGCCCGCCATGGAGTTGCCTGTCCAGAGACTCGAACTACCCAGCCGCGAAGAAAACCCTCTCCTGCTTTGCAGTTTGTGCCCTTTTGCGACGCGTTACCCGAGTACGCTGAAGGATCACGAGGAATCCCACACGTGGAAGAAAGTGAAGTGCGACCTTTGCCCGAAGACATTTGCAACGCAGCGTATGCTGCAGAAGCACATGTGTAGTAGCCACACTGGCAAGAAACCCTTCAAGTGCGACCAGTGCCCGTACACGACGCTCATGGAGTACTATCTGGAGAGACACAAGATCGAACATCTCGATGTGAATGTCTTTTTTGTGGAGTGA
- the LOC142774838 gene encoding uncharacterized protein LOC142774838 isoform X1 gives MASNADQSDCAGSPSLKLSTLKRLREVIRQRSGKNDARERGCSNTKVSTYLPIIQKLQCHQVQDIPPDEFLIPDDSEMCAYSKSLPAECNQSTDALQDAGRSEHFCTEEQQEPNVPVKNDGVDLEASIEDFMQVELKEGPAMELPVQRLELPSREENPLLLCSLCPFATRYPSTLKDHEESHTWKKVKCDLCPKTFATQRMLQKHMCSSHTGKKPFKCDQCPYTTLMEYYLERHKIEHLDVNVFFVE, from the exons ATGGCTTCTAACGCTGACCAAAGCGACTGTGCTGGCTCCCCTTCGTTGAAGTTGTCGACTTTGAAACGCTtgagggaagttattaggcaacGAAGCGGCAAGAACGACGCACGCGAGCGTGGCTGCTCGAATACCAAGG TGTCAACATATCTTCCGATAATACAGAAACTGCAATGTCACCAAGTGCAAGACATCCCTCCAG ATGAGTTCCTGATTCCTGACGACTCCGAGATGTGCGCATATTCAAAGTCGCTGCCAGCTGAGTGCAACCAGAGCACGGACGCGTTGCAAGATGCAGGGCGAAGCGAACACTTTTGCACCGAGGAGCAGCAAGAACCCAATGTGCCTGTCAAGAACGATGGAGTAGACTTGGAAGCATCCATCGAGGACTTCATGCAGGTGGAGCTGAAGGAAGGGCCCGCCATGGAGTTGCCTGTCCAGAGACTCGAACTACCCAGCCGCGAAGAAAACCCTCTCCTGCTTTGCAGTTTGTGCCCTTTTGCGACGCGTTACCCGAGTACGCTGAAGGATCACGAGGAATCCCACACGTGGAAGAAAGTGAAGTGCGACCTTTGCCCGAAGACATTTGCAACGCAGCGTATGCTGCAGAAGCACATGTGTAGTAGCCACACTGGCAAGAAACCCTTCAAGTGCGACCAGTGCCCGTACACGACGCTCATGGAGTACTATCTGGAGAGACACAAGATCGAACATCTCGATGTGAATGTCTTTTTTGTGGAGTGA